The Candidatus Eisenbacteria bacterium genome includes a window with the following:
- the cydB gene encoding cytochrome d ubiquinol oxidase subunit II, producing the protein MVELWFAIIALMLTLYVVLDGYDFGAGILHLFVARTDAERRQVLNAIGPYWDGNEVWLIATGTTLFAVFPRVLASGLSGFYFAIFLLLWCLILRGAAIEFRSHVEEPLWRNLWDAVWCGASALLALFFGAALGNLIRGLPLDSRGWFGLALFTDWSARPPVGILDWYTVSAGVFAVGHLALHGANYLALRTDGEVQARSRRIAGPLFIAVAVAWPLVTVATVAVFPELLPAFLARPFAWLGFLLALGGAIAVMVGQRRAKDLVAFIGSTSWIAGLLVATAACLFPIMLRAVPDAAHSITAHAAANDESGLRIGLTWWLIGFPLAIAYHVIVLRIHRGKVRATDRPNY; encoded by the coding sequence ATGGTTGAGCTGTGGTTCGCGATCATCGCGCTGATGCTGACGCTCTACGTCGTGCTCGACGGCTACGACTTCGGCGCCGGCATCCTGCACCTCTTCGTCGCGCGAACAGACGCCGAGCGACGCCAGGTGCTCAACGCGATCGGGCCCTATTGGGACGGCAACGAAGTGTGGCTGATCGCCACCGGGACCACGCTGTTCGCGGTCTTCCCCCGCGTGCTGGCCTCGGGGCTCTCGGGCTTCTACTTCGCCATCTTCCTGCTGCTCTGGTGCCTGATCCTGCGCGGCGCGGCGATCGAATTCCGGAGCCACGTCGAAGAGCCCTTGTGGCGGAACCTCTGGGACGCCGTGTGGTGCGGGGCGAGCGCCTTGCTCGCGCTCTTCTTCGGTGCGGCGCTCGGCAACCTGATCCGCGGCCTGCCGCTCGACTCGCGCGGCTGGTTCGGGCTCGCGCTATTCACCGACTGGAGCGCCCGCCCTCCGGTCGGCATCCTCGACTGGTACACGGTGAGCGCCGGTGTCTTCGCCGTCGGTCACCTGGCGCTCCACGGCGCGAACTATCTCGCGCTCCGCACCGACGGCGAGGTGCAGGCGCGGAGCCGTCGAATCGCGGGGCCCTTGTTCATCGCGGTCGCGGTCGCCTGGCCGCTCGTGACCGTGGCCACCGTGGCCGTGTTCCCCGAGCTGCTGCCCGCCTTTCTCGCCCGGCCTTTCGCGTGGCTGGGATTCCTGCTGGCGCTCGGCGGAGCGATCGCCGTGATGGTCGGGCAACGGCGCGCCAAAGATCTCGTCGCCTTCATCGGCTCGACCAGCTGGATCGCCGGGCTCCTGGTGGCGACGGCGGCCTGCCTCTTTCCGATCATGCTGCGCGCGGTTCCCGACGCCGCGCACTCGATCACCGCGCACGCTGCAGCCAACGACGAGAGCGGACTCCGGATCGGCCTCACCTGGTGGCTGATCGGATTCCCGCTCGCGATCGCCTACCACGTCATCGTGCTCCGCATCCACCGCGGCAAGGTGCGCGCGACCGACCGGCCGAACTACTGA
- a CDS encoding succinate dehydrogenase translates to MATEAQTRWTSASAAPVAPGLPATGTAPGRDRGAGLGAPLGASERSDAWWVKPLAQALGLAILLGYANWAAFLGADHYQYVEQGRHYLSPFYSPYIHPEWLPSFISPALLILIFPLGFRATCYYYRKAYYRVFFADPVECAVGEGRKGYCGELKFPFILQNLHRFFLYAAIVFLFILWYDVYKAFSIHGGFAIAGGSLAILASTGLITMYTFSCHSLRHIVGGKLDCFSCAVAGGPRLKTWGGVTKLNEHHMAWAWWSLLAVCFGDLYVRLCSMGVIQDPLFFSMGGR, encoded by the coding sequence ATGGCCACCGAAGCCCAGACTCGTTGGACCAGCGCTTCCGCCGCGCCGGTGGCGCCTGGGCTCCCCGCCACCGGGACGGCTCCCGGCCGCGACCGCGGCGCAGGACTGGGAGCGCCGCTGGGCGCCAGCGAGCGCTCCGACGCATGGTGGGTGAAGCCCCTGGCGCAGGCCCTCGGCCTGGCGATCCTGCTCGGCTACGCCAACTGGGCCGCGTTCCTCGGCGCCGACCACTACCAGTACGTCGAGCAAGGCCGGCACTACCTGTCGCCCTTCTACTCCCCTTACATCCATCCGGAATGGCTGCCGAGCTTCATCTCGCCCGCGCTGCTCATCCTGATCTTTCCGCTCGGCTTCCGTGCCACCTGCTACTACTACCGCAAGGCCTATTACCGGGTGTTCTTCGCCGATCCCGTCGAGTGCGCGGTGGGGGAAGGCCGCAAGGGCTACTGCGGGGAGCTGAAGTTCCCGTTCATCCTGCAGAACCTGCACCGCTTCTTCCTCTACGCAGCGATCGTGTTCCTCTTCATCCTCTGGTACGACGTCTACAAGGCCTTCAGCATTCACGGCGGCTTCGCGATCGCCGGCGGCTCGCTGGCAATCCTCGCCAGCACCGGGCTCATCACGATGTACACCTTCTCGTGCCACTCACTGCGCCACATCGTGGGCGGCAAGCTCGACTGCTTCTCGTGCGCGGTGGCCGGCGGCCCTCGGCTCAAGACCTGGGGCGGCGTCACCAAGCTCAACGAGCACCACATGGCCTGGGCGTGGTGGAGCCTGCTCGCGGTGTGCTTCGGCGATCTCTACGTGCGGCTCTGCTCGATGGGCGTGATCCAGGACCCGCTCTTCTTCTCGATGGGCGGACGCTGA
- a CDS encoding fumarate reductase/succinate dehydrogenase flavoprotein subunit, whose product MERYEVHEHDVLVVGAGGAGLRAAIEASAMGCSVGLVTKSLLGKAHTVMAEGGVAAALAHVDPQDGWETHFRDTMKGGSFLNHWRMAQLHAQEAPDRVRELEQWGALFDRTKDGRILQRAFGGHTYKRLAHVGDRTGLEMIRTLQDRGVHQGFDVYMEVTLTRLLKDGDRIAGAVAYRRDDGGIVVFRAKAVVLCTGGVGKAWRITSNSWEYTADGQALAYDAGAELIDMEFVQFHPTGMVWPPGVMGLLVTEGVRGEGGILRNRQGERFMWKYLPEARRHEYAADEDEARRWVEAAVDAKQTNDRRPPELSTRDNVSRAIYTEVKEGRGSPHGGVFLDISYLPADRVKRKLPSMYHQFMELADVDITRTPMEVGPTTHYIMGGIRVEPDTGAGTVAGLFAAGESAAGMHGANRLGGNSLSDLLVFGRRAGAGAAAYAKGLGSTPAVNEAEIEAEVADLLAPLSRGQGESPYDVHKALQECMQTLVGIYRSQADLEKALEELERLRGRARAVRVEGSRVYNPGWHLARDVQNLVTASEAITRGALLRKESRGAHSRLDFPNMDPQLGTVNMCAVKTAGGMRVSPTPLPQMPAELKALFEPAKEKVG is encoded by the coding sequence ATGGAACGCTACGAGGTTCACGAGCACGACGTGCTGGTGGTGGGCGCCGGAGGCGCCGGATTGCGCGCCGCCATCGAAGCGTCGGCGATGGGCTGCTCGGTCGGCCTGGTGACCAAGTCGCTGCTCGGCAAGGCGCACACGGTGATGGCCGAAGGCGGCGTGGCCGCGGCGCTCGCCCACGTCGACCCGCAGGACGGCTGGGAGACTCACTTCCGCGACACGATGAAGGGCGGGTCGTTCCTCAACCATTGGCGCATGGCGCAGCTCCACGCCCAGGAAGCGCCCGATCGCGTGCGCGAGCTCGAGCAGTGGGGAGCCTTGTTCGACCGCACCAAGGACGGACGCATCCTGCAGCGCGCCTTCGGCGGTCATACCTACAAGCGCCTGGCCCACGTCGGCGACCGCACCGGACTGGAGATGATCCGCACGCTCCAGGACCGTGGCGTTCACCAGGGCTTCGACGTCTACATGGAAGTCACGCTCACGCGGCTGCTCAAGGATGGCGATCGCATCGCCGGCGCCGTGGCCTATCGGCGCGACGATGGAGGCATCGTGGTGTTTCGCGCCAAGGCCGTCGTGCTGTGCACCGGCGGCGTGGGCAAAGCCTGGCGCATCACCTCGAACTCCTGGGAATACACGGCCGACGGACAGGCGCTCGCCTACGACGCCGGCGCCGAGCTCATCGACATGGAGTTCGTGCAGTTCCATCCCACCGGCATGGTGTGGCCGCCGGGCGTGATGGGATTGCTGGTCACCGAGGGCGTGCGGGGGGAAGGCGGCATCCTGAGGAACCGCCAGGGCGAGCGCTTCATGTGGAAGTACCTGCCCGAGGCGCGACGCCACGAATACGCCGCCGACGAGGACGAGGCGCGACGCTGGGTGGAAGCGGCGGTGGATGCCAAGCAAACCAACGATCGCCGCCCGCCCGAGCTGTCGACGCGTGACAATGTCTCGCGCGCGATCTACACCGAGGTGAAGGAAGGGCGCGGCTCGCCGCACGGCGGCGTGTTCCTCGACATCAGCTATCTGCCGGCCGACCGCGTGAAACGGAAGCTCCCATCGATGTACCACCAGTTCATGGAGCTGGCCGACGTCGACATCACCAGGACTCCGATGGAGGTGGGACCGACCACGCACTACATCATGGGCGGGATCCGGGTCGAGCCCGATACCGGCGCGGGCACGGTCGCAGGACTGTTCGCCGCAGGGGAATCCGCGGCGGGCATGCACGGCGCGAATCGACTGGGCGGCAACTCGCTCTCCGACCTGCTGGTGTTCGGCCGGCGCGCCGGCGCCGGCGCCGCGGCGTACGCGAAGGGCCTGGGCTCGACGCCGGCGGTCAACGAGGCCGAGATCGAGGCCGAAGTCGCCGATCTCCTGGCGCCGCTTTCGCGAGGCCAGGGCGAGTCGCCGTACGACGTGCACAAGGCGCTGCAGGAGTGCATGCAGACCCTGGTGGGGATCTATCGCTCCCAGGCCGACCTGGAAAAGGCGCTCGAGGAGCTGGAGAGACTGCGTGGCCGCGCGCGGGCCGTGCGCGTCGAGGGCTCGCGCGTCTACAACCCCGGCTGGCACCTGGCGCGCGACGTGCAGAACCTGGTCACCGCGTCGGAGGCCATCACGCGCGGCGCCCTGCTCCGCAAGGAGAGCCGCGGCGCCCACTCCCGACTCGACTTCCCCAACATGGATCCGCAGCTCGGCACCGTGAACATGTGCGCGGTCAAGACCGCGGGCGGCATGCGTGTGTCGCCCACACCGCTGCCGCAGATGCCGGCCGAGCTCAAGGCGCTGTTCGAGCCGGCGAAGGAGAAAGTCGGATGA
- a CDS encoding succinate dehydrogenase/fumarate reductase iron-sulfur subunit — protein sequence MSHGNGGGEATFKVFRGDARKNEEIEYKVPVEPGMVVLDAIHWIQANRAPDLAVRWNCKAAKCGSCSAEVNGKPALMCKSRLDHFPAGEPIRVRPMKTFPIVKDLVTDVSWNFEVNKRIPAFKPRANAEWKWQQSDIDRAQEFRKCIECFLCQDVCHVLRSHELKHQFAGPRFLVRIAALEMHPIDGEDRLPFVKDQAGIGLCNITKCCSEVCPESIHITDNAIIPLKERVVDRYYDPVAMIWRAITGKNGKK from the coding sequence ATGAGCCACGGAAACGGCGGCGGCGAAGCCACGTTCAAGGTCTTCCGCGGCGACGCGAGGAAGAACGAGGAGATCGAGTACAAGGTGCCGGTCGAGCCCGGCATGGTGGTGCTCGACGCCATCCACTGGATCCAGGCCAACAGGGCGCCCGATCTCGCGGTGCGCTGGAACTGCAAGGCCGCCAAGTGCGGCTCGTGCAGCGCCGAGGTGAACGGGAAGCCGGCGTTGATGTGCAAGTCGCGTCTCGATCATTTCCCGGCGGGCGAGCCGATCCGCGTGCGCCCGATGAAGACCTTCCCGATCGTCAAGGACCTGGTCACCGACGTGTCGTGGAACTTCGAGGTCAACAAGCGCATTCCCGCGTTCAAGCCCCGGGCGAACGCCGAGTGGAAGTGGCAGCAAAGCGACATCGACCGCGCGCAGGAGTTCCGCAAGTGCATCGAGTGCTTCCTGTGCCAGGACGTGTGTCATGTGCTGCGGAGCCACGAGCTCAAGCACCAGTTCGCGGGTCCGCGCTTCCTGGTGCGGATCGCCGCCCTCGAGATGCATCCGATCGACGGCGAGGACCGCCTGCCCTTCGTCAAGGATCAGGCGGGCATCGGCCTGTGCAACATCACCAAGTGCTGCAGCGAGGTGTGCCCCGAGAGCATCCACATCACCGACAATGCCATCATCCCGCTCAAGGAGCGGGTCGTGGACCGCTACTACGATCCGGTGGCGATGATCTGGCGCGCGATCACAGGGAAGAACGGTAAGAAGTAG